GCGAGCGGTTCGCGGCGCTGGTCAACAAGCTGCGGCTGAAGCAGCCGGCCAACGGCCTTGCCCGCAGCCGCGACGAGGCGGTCGCGGCGGCGGAGCGGATCGGTTATCCGGTGCTGATGCGGCCGAGCTATGTGCTGGGCGGGCGGGCGATGGAGATCGTCGATTCGCTCCAGCAGCTCGACGATTATATCCAGACCGCGGTGCAGGTGTCGGGCGACAGCCCGGTGCTGATCGACCAGTATCTGCGCGATGCGATCGAGGTCGACGTCGATGCGATCTGCGACGGCGAGGAGGTCGTGGTCGCAGGACTGTTGCAGCATATCGAGGAGGCCGGCGTCCATTCTGGCGACAGCGCCTGTTCGATCCCGCCCTATTCGCTGACCCCCGAGACGATCGCCGAGATCGAGCGGCAGACGATCGCGCTGGCGCATGCGCTGTCGGTCAAGGGGCTGATGAACATCCAGTTCGCGGTCAAGGACGGCGAAGTCTATCTGATCGAGGTCAATCCGCGCGCGTCGCGGACCGTGCCGTTCGTCGCCAAGGCGATCGGCGTGCCGATCGCCAAGATCGCCAGCCGCGTGATGGCGGGCGAGATGCTGCGCGACCTGCCGACGATCGATCGGCACATCGCCTATTATGCGGTGAAGGAGGCGGTGTTCCCGTTCAACCGCTTCCCCGGCATCGATCCGGTGCTGTCGCCCGAAATGAAGAGCACCGGCGAAGTGATGGGAATCGATCCCGATTTCACCACCGCCTTCGCCAAGTCGCAGCTGGGGGCCGGAACCGTGCTGCCGACCGGCGGCACCGCGTTCGTCAGCGTCAAGGACGGCGACAAGCCGCATATCGTGCCGGCGGTGAAGTCGCTGCTGTCGCACGGCTTCAAGGTGCTGGCGACCGGCGGCACCGCCGATTTCCTCGAAACCGCGGGACTGGCGGTCGAGAAGGTCAACAAGGTGGCGCAGGGGCGGCCGCACATCCTCGATCGGATCATGGACGGCGAGGTGACGTTGATCTTCAACACCACCGAGGGATGGCAGAGCCTGAAGGATTCGAAGCCGATCCGTCAGGCGGCGCTGGCGCAGAAGATCCCGTATTTCACCACCGCGCCCGCCAGCGTGCAGGCGGCGGCGGCAATCGGGGTGACGCATCTTGAAGTCAGGCCGTTGCAATCCTACTATTCGCAGTCGCACAACTGATCCCGACATAATGAAATGTGTGCGGGCGAGCCCAGCGGGTTCGCGCGGGGAAAGAGTGAATTGGGGACGTAGATATGGCGACCGTCGAAAAGATGCCGATGCTCCAGGAGGGCTACGAAAAGCTCACCGCGGACCTGAAGCGTCTGAAAGCGGAACGTCCCCTGATCGTCGATGCGATCGAGGAAGCCCGTGCGCATGGCGACCTGTCGGAAAACGCCGAATATCATGCGGCAAAGGAACAACAGGGCCAGAACGAGGCGACGATCAGCGACATCGAGGACAAATTGTCCCGCGCGCAGATCATCGACCCGCGCGACCTGTCGGGCGACAAGGTGGTATTCGGCGCGACGGTGACGCTGCTCGACGACGACGACAAGCCGGTGAAGTATCAGATCGTCGGCCAGACCGAGGCGGATGCGAAGACCGGCCGCATTTCCTACAATTCGCCGCTGGGCCGGGCGTTGATCGGGCGCAAGGTCGATGAAGAGGTCGAGGTGTCGGTGCCGGCGGGCGACCGCTATTACGTGGTGTCGAAGATCGAGTTCATCTGAGCCGCGTTTCGTGGCTTCGGGGGGTTTCGTTTTTTAGTCGGTAGGTCTGGCGATGGGACGGTGGCGTGAGGCTGCCCTCCCCCGTCATTGCGAGCGCAGCGAAGCAATCCAGGGTTGGACCAGGACGCCCTGGATTGCTTCGCTACGCTCGCAATGACGAGGCTACGGTCGCATTGACGAGGGGGTGTTTGCCCTGACGGGGCCTGCTCGCGACGACGGGCGGGTAGCAACCCTCGTCACCGCAAAATTCAGCGATCGGGCGACCGATGTCCGTCAGCCTCGGAAGCCCTCGGGCCAACAGGCGGTACAGGCGCATCTGGCCATCACCTCGCCCCAACGCTTCCGCCTCGATCACTTCAGCGGGACGATGACCTCGTCCGGGTGGGCGACGTTCAATTCCTTGCGCACCATTTCATCGACTATGTCAGGATTGGCGTGATCCGGGTCGAGCAGCGCGACGCGGTTCTTCAGCACCGCGCGCTTCTGGTCCAGCACGGTAAATTGCTTTTCGCGCCGCGCCAGCTGCTTCTTATAGTCGCCATAGGCGAGGATGCCGTTGGGGCCGAGCACCGCATAGGCGCCGAAGAACGCCATGATGGTGAGGCCAAGCGCGGGCAGCGCGGCGCGGCGCATCGTTCTGCGAAACGCCGACGTCTTCGTTGCCCTTGCCATGGTCCGCATCCTCGCTTGCGACGTCGCCGCGATCAAGCCTTCAGAACGTCGCG
The sequence above is a segment of the Sphingomonas insulae genome. Coding sequences within it:
- the greA gene encoding transcription elongation factor GreA yields the protein MATVEKMPMLQEGYEKLTADLKRLKAERPLIVDAIEEARAHGDLSENAEYHAAKEQQGQNEATISDIEDKLSRAQIIDPRDLSGDKVVFGATVTLLDDDDKPVKYQIVGQTEADAKTGRISYNSPLGRALIGRKVDEEVEVSVPAGDRYYVVSKIEFI
- a CDS encoding FtsB family cell division protein; the protein is MARATKTSAFRRTMRRAALPALGLTIMAFFGAYAVLGPNGILAYGDYKKQLARREKQFTVLDQKRAVLKNRVALLDPDHANPDIVDEMVRKELNVAHPDEVIVPLK